The proteins below are encoded in one region of Rhododendron vialii isolate Sample 1 chromosome 7a, ASM3025357v1:
- the LOC131334828 gene encoding sucrose-phosphatase 2-like isoform X2, giving the protein MDRLNGSASLMIVSDLDCTMVDHDDTENLALLRFNALWEAYYRHDSLLVFSTGRSPTIYKQLRKEKPLLTPDITVLSVGTEIMYGESMIPDSDWEQLLNKNWNRNIVTEETAKYPELSLQSETEQRPHKVSFYVEKVHALKITKALSESLQQRGQDVKIIYSGGIALDVLPQGAGKGQALAYLIKKFQTYGKPPLCTLVCGDSGNDAELFSVPKVYGVMVSNAQEELLEWHAENAKSNPNIIHASERCAAAIIQAIGYFHLGPSISPRDVSDFSECKEGSFNPGHEVVTFYSFYERWRRAEVQKTERSMQKLRLSFYPLGIIVHPSGFEQPLHQYIDGVQRSYGDKQGTQFRVWLDRVSSAQIGVDIWLVKFDKWELSGEEQECCLTTVLLRSKQTEVPNGFIWMHMHQTWLDKSGLEDRTAE; this is encoded by the exons ATGGACAGACTTAATGGTTCTGCAAGCCTCATGATAGTTTCAGACCTAGACTGTACAATG GTAGATCATGATGATACTGAGAACCTCGCTCTTCTTAGATTTAATGCCTTGTGGGAAGCCTATTATCGTCACGATTCCCTGCTGGTTTTCTCAACTGGAAGGTCACCTACTATCTACAAACAGTTGAGGAAAGAGAAACCCTTGTTAACCCCTGACATAACAGTGCTGTCTGTGGGAACTGAGATTATGTACGGTGAATCAATGATACCAGATAGCGACTGGGAACAGCTTCTTAATAAAAATTGGAACAGGAATATAGTTACTgaagaaacagctaagtatccTGAACTTAGTTTGCAG TCAGAAACGGAGCAAAGACCTCACAAGGTTAGCTTTTATGTGGAGAAAGTTCATGCTTTGAAAATAACGAAGGCTCTATCAGAAAGTCTGCAACAGCGTGGG CAAgatgtgaaaatcatttatagCGGTGGAATAGCATTGGATGTATTACCTCAAGGAGCTGGTAAAGGACAGGCTCTTGCATATCTGATAAAGAAGTTCCAAACCTATGGAAAACCCCCTCTTTGCACTCTTGTTTGTGGCGACTCTGGAAATGATGCCGAACTGTTTAGTGTTCCTAAAGTCTATGGTGTGATG GTCAGTAACGCACAGGAAGAGTTGTTGGAGTGGCATGCAGAAAATGCAAAGAGTAATCCTAACATTATTCATGCTTCAGAAAGATGTGCTGCTGCGATAATACAAGCTATTGGTTATTTCCACCTAGGCCCAAGCATATCTCCAAGAGATGTTTCAGACTTTTCAGAATGCAAAGAGGGAAGTTTTAATCCTGGTCATGAGGTAGTGACGTTTTACTCGTTTTATGAAAGATGGAGGCGTGCAGAGGTCCAGAAGACTGAGCGGTCTATGCAGAAACTTAGGCTTTCCTTT TATCCATTGGGCATCATTGTTCATCCTTCTGGATTTGAGCAACCACTTCATCAGTACATAGATGGGGTGCAGAGGTCTTATGGAGACAAGCAGGGAACACAATTTCGAGTGTGGTTGGATCGAGTTTCTTCAGCACAAATTGGTGTAGATATATGGCTGGTGAAGTTTGACAAGTGGGAGCTGTCCG GCGAGGAGCAGGAATGCTGCCTGACCACAGTTTTACTTCGTTCAAAG CAGACGGAAGTACCAAATGGGTTCATATGGATGCACATGCATCAGACTTGGTTAGATAAATCAGGGTTGGAAGATCGAACTGCTGAATAG
- the LOC131334828 gene encoding sucrose-phosphatase 2-like isoform X3 has protein sequence MDRLNGSASLMIVSDLDCTMVDHDDTENLALLRFNALWEAYYRHDSLLVFSTGRSPTIYKQLRKEKPLLTPDITVLSVGTEIMYGESMIPDSDWEQLLNKNWNRNIVTEETAKYPELSLQSETEQRPHKVSFYVEKVHALKITKALSESLQQRGQDVKIIYSGGIALDVLPQGAGKGQALAYLIKKFQTYGKPPLCTLVCGDSGNDAELFSVPKVYGVMVSNAQEELLEWHAENAKSNPNIIHASERCAAAIIQAIGYFHLGPSISPRDVSDFSECKEGSFNPGHEVVTFYSFYERWRRAEVQKTERSMQKLRLSFYPLGIIVHPSGFEQPLHQYIDGVQRSYGDKQGTQFRVWLDRVSSAQIGVDIWLVKFDKWELSGEEQECCLTTVLLRSKTEVPNGFIWMHMHQTWLDKSGLEDRTAE, from the exons ATGGACAGACTTAATGGTTCTGCAAGCCTCATGATAGTTTCAGACCTAGACTGTACAATG GTAGATCATGATGATACTGAGAACCTCGCTCTTCTTAGATTTAATGCCTTGTGGGAAGCCTATTATCGTCACGATTCCCTGCTGGTTTTCTCAACTGGAAGGTCACCTACTATCTACAAACAGTTGAGGAAAGAGAAACCCTTGTTAACCCCTGACATAACAGTGCTGTCTGTGGGAACTGAGATTATGTACGGTGAATCAATGATACCAGATAGCGACTGGGAACAGCTTCTTAATAAAAATTGGAACAGGAATATAGTTACTgaagaaacagctaagtatccTGAACTTAGTTTGCAG TCAGAAACGGAGCAAAGACCTCACAAGGTTAGCTTTTATGTGGAGAAAGTTCATGCTTTGAAAATAACGAAGGCTCTATCAGAAAGTCTGCAACAGCGTGGG CAAgatgtgaaaatcatttatagCGGTGGAATAGCATTGGATGTATTACCTCAAGGAGCTGGTAAAGGACAGGCTCTTGCATATCTGATAAAGAAGTTCCAAACCTATGGAAAACCCCCTCTTTGCACTCTTGTTTGTGGCGACTCTGGAAATGATGCCGAACTGTTTAGTGTTCCTAAAGTCTATGGTGTGATG GTCAGTAACGCACAGGAAGAGTTGTTGGAGTGGCATGCAGAAAATGCAAAGAGTAATCCTAACATTATTCATGCTTCAGAAAGATGTGCTGCTGCGATAATACAAGCTATTGGTTATTTCCACCTAGGCCCAAGCATATCTCCAAGAGATGTTTCAGACTTTTCAGAATGCAAAGAGGGAAGTTTTAATCCTGGTCATGAGGTAGTGACGTTTTACTCGTTTTATGAAAGATGGAGGCGTGCAGAGGTCCAGAAGACTGAGCGGTCTATGCAGAAACTTAGGCTTTCCTTT TATCCATTGGGCATCATTGTTCATCCTTCTGGATTTGAGCAACCACTTCATCAGTACATAGATGGGGTGCAGAGGTCTTATGGAGACAAGCAGGGAACACAATTTCGAGTGTGGTTGGATCGAGTTTCTTCAGCACAAATTGGTGTAGATATATGGCTGGTGAAGTTTGACAAGTGGGAGCTGTCCG GCGAGGAGCAGGAATGCTGCCTGACCACAGTTTTACTTCGTTCAAAG ACGGAAGTACCAAATGGGTTCATATGGATGCACATGCATCAGACTTGGTTAGATAAATCAGGGTTGGAAGATCGAACTGCTGAATAG
- the LOC131334828 gene encoding sucrose-phosphatase 2-like isoform X1, translating into MDRLNGSASLMIVSDLDCTMVDHDDTENLALLRFNALWEAYYRHDSLLVFSTGRSPTIYKQLRKEKPLLTPDITVLSVGTEIMYGESMIPDSDWEQLLNKNWNRNIVTEETAKYPELSLQSETEQRPHKVSFYVEKVHALKITKALSESLQQRGQDVKIIYSGGIALDVLPQGAGKGQALAYLIKKFQTYGKPPLCTLVCGDSGNDAELFSVPKVYGVMVSNAQEELLEWHAENAKSNPNIIHASERCAAAIIQAIGYFHLGPSISPRDVSDFSECKEGSFNPGHEVVTFYSFYERWRRAEVQKTERSMQKLRLSFYPLGIIVHPSGFEQPLHQYIDGVQRSYGDKQGTQFRVWLDRVSSAQIGVDIWLVKFDKWELSGEEQECCLTTVLLRSKLLHECNLNLPLTKNGDDKLTTFRQLFTLLEGGIMVQWRLSGTL; encoded by the exons ATGGACAGACTTAATGGTTCTGCAAGCCTCATGATAGTTTCAGACCTAGACTGTACAATG GTAGATCATGATGATACTGAGAACCTCGCTCTTCTTAGATTTAATGCCTTGTGGGAAGCCTATTATCGTCACGATTCCCTGCTGGTTTTCTCAACTGGAAGGTCACCTACTATCTACAAACAGTTGAGGAAAGAGAAACCCTTGTTAACCCCTGACATAACAGTGCTGTCTGTGGGAACTGAGATTATGTACGGTGAATCAATGATACCAGATAGCGACTGGGAACAGCTTCTTAATAAAAATTGGAACAGGAATATAGTTACTgaagaaacagctaagtatccTGAACTTAGTTTGCAG TCAGAAACGGAGCAAAGACCTCACAAGGTTAGCTTTTATGTGGAGAAAGTTCATGCTTTGAAAATAACGAAGGCTCTATCAGAAAGTCTGCAACAGCGTGGG CAAgatgtgaaaatcatttatagCGGTGGAATAGCATTGGATGTATTACCTCAAGGAGCTGGTAAAGGACAGGCTCTTGCATATCTGATAAAGAAGTTCCAAACCTATGGAAAACCCCCTCTTTGCACTCTTGTTTGTGGCGACTCTGGAAATGATGCCGAACTGTTTAGTGTTCCTAAAGTCTATGGTGTGATG GTCAGTAACGCACAGGAAGAGTTGTTGGAGTGGCATGCAGAAAATGCAAAGAGTAATCCTAACATTATTCATGCTTCAGAAAGATGTGCTGCTGCGATAATACAAGCTATTGGTTATTTCCACCTAGGCCCAAGCATATCTCCAAGAGATGTTTCAGACTTTTCAGAATGCAAAGAGGGAAGTTTTAATCCTGGTCATGAGGTAGTGACGTTTTACTCGTTTTATGAAAGATGGAGGCGTGCAGAGGTCCAGAAGACTGAGCGGTCTATGCAGAAACTTAGGCTTTCCTTT TATCCATTGGGCATCATTGTTCATCCTTCTGGATTTGAGCAACCACTTCATCAGTACATAGATGGGGTGCAGAGGTCTTATGGAGACAAGCAGGGAACACAATTTCGAGTGTGGTTGGATCGAGTTTCTTCAGCACAAATTGGTGTAGATATATGGCTGGTGAAGTTTGACAAGTGGGAGCTGTCCG GCGAGGAGCAGGAATGCTGCCTGACCACAGTTTTACTTCGTTCAAAG CTCCTCCATGAATGCAACCTCAATCTGCCATTGACAAAAAATGGTGATGACAAGTTGACAACGTTCAGGCAATTATTTACCTTATTGGAAGGTGGAATCATGGTGCAATGGAGACTCTCTGGCACATTATAG
- the LOC131334828 gene encoding sucrose-phosphatase 2-like isoform X6 yields the protein MDRLNGSASLMIVSDLDCTMVDHDDTENLALLRFNALWEAYYRHDSLLVFSTGRSPTIYKQLRKEKPLLTPDITVLSVGTEIMYGESMIPDSDWEQLLNKNWNRNIVTEETAKYPELSLQSETEQRPHKVSFYVEKVHALKITKALSESLQQRGVSNAQEELLEWHAENAKSNPNIIHASERCAAAIIQAIGYFHLGPSISPRDVSDFSECKEGSFNPGHEVVTFYSFYERWRRAEVQKTERSMQKLRLSFYPLGIIVHPSGFEQPLHQYIDGVQRSYGDKQGTQFRVWLDRVSSAQIGVDIWLVKFDKWELSGEEQECCLTTVLLRSKLLHECNLNLPLTKNGDDKLTTFRQLFTLLEGGIMVQWRLSGTL from the exons ATGGACAGACTTAATGGTTCTGCAAGCCTCATGATAGTTTCAGACCTAGACTGTACAATG GTAGATCATGATGATACTGAGAACCTCGCTCTTCTTAGATTTAATGCCTTGTGGGAAGCCTATTATCGTCACGATTCCCTGCTGGTTTTCTCAACTGGAAGGTCACCTACTATCTACAAACAGTTGAGGAAAGAGAAACCCTTGTTAACCCCTGACATAACAGTGCTGTCTGTGGGAACTGAGATTATGTACGGTGAATCAATGATACCAGATAGCGACTGGGAACAGCTTCTTAATAAAAATTGGAACAGGAATATAGTTACTgaagaaacagctaagtatccTGAACTTAGTTTGCAG TCAGAAACGGAGCAAAGACCTCACAAGGTTAGCTTTTATGTGGAGAAAGTTCATGCTTTGAAAATAACGAAGGCTCTATCAGAAAGTCTGCAACAGCGTGGG GTCAGTAACGCACAGGAAGAGTTGTTGGAGTGGCATGCAGAAAATGCAAAGAGTAATCCTAACATTATTCATGCTTCAGAAAGATGTGCTGCTGCGATAATACAAGCTATTGGTTATTTCCACCTAGGCCCAAGCATATCTCCAAGAGATGTTTCAGACTTTTCAGAATGCAAAGAGGGAAGTTTTAATCCTGGTCATGAGGTAGTGACGTTTTACTCGTTTTATGAAAGATGGAGGCGTGCAGAGGTCCAGAAGACTGAGCGGTCTATGCAGAAACTTAGGCTTTCCTTT TATCCATTGGGCATCATTGTTCATCCTTCTGGATTTGAGCAACCACTTCATCAGTACATAGATGGGGTGCAGAGGTCTTATGGAGACAAGCAGGGAACACAATTTCGAGTGTGGTTGGATCGAGTTTCTTCAGCACAAATTGGTGTAGATATATGGCTGGTGAAGTTTGACAAGTGGGAGCTGTCCG GCGAGGAGCAGGAATGCTGCCTGACCACAGTTTTACTTCGTTCAAAG CTCCTCCATGAATGCAACCTCAATCTGCCATTGACAAAAAATGGTGATGACAAGTTGACAACGTTCAGGCAATTATTTACCTTATTGGAAGGTGGAATCATGGTGCAATGGAGACTCTCTGGCACATTATAG
- the LOC131334828 gene encoding sucrose-phosphatase 2-like isoform X4, whose translation MDRLNGSASLMIVSDLDCTMVDHDDTENLALLRFNALWEAYYRHDSLLVFSTGRSPTIYKQLRKEKPLLTPDITVLSVGTEIMYGESMIPDSDWEQLLNKNWNRNIVTEETAKYPELSLQSETEQRPHKVSFYVEKVHALKITKALSESLQQRGQDVKIIYSGGIALDVLPQGAGKGQALAYLIKKFQTYGKPPLCTLVCGDSGNDAELFSVPKVYGVMVSNAQEELLEWHAENAKSNPNIIHASERCAAAIIQAIGYFHLGPSISPRDVSDFSECKEGSFNPGHEVVTFYSFYERWRRAEVQKTERSMQKLRLSFYPLGIIVHPSGFEQPLHQYIDGVQRSYGDKQGTQFRVWLDRVSSAQIGVDIWLVKFDKWELSGKPCLVYAMRGAGMLPDHSFTSFKADGSTKWVHMDAHASDLVR comes from the exons ATGGACAGACTTAATGGTTCTGCAAGCCTCATGATAGTTTCAGACCTAGACTGTACAATG GTAGATCATGATGATACTGAGAACCTCGCTCTTCTTAGATTTAATGCCTTGTGGGAAGCCTATTATCGTCACGATTCCCTGCTGGTTTTCTCAACTGGAAGGTCACCTACTATCTACAAACAGTTGAGGAAAGAGAAACCCTTGTTAACCCCTGACATAACAGTGCTGTCTGTGGGAACTGAGATTATGTACGGTGAATCAATGATACCAGATAGCGACTGGGAACAGCTTCTTAATAAAAATTGGAACAGGAATATAGTTACTgaagaaacagctaagtatccTGAACTTAGTTTGCAG TCAGAAACGGAGCAAAGACCTCACAAGGTTAGCTTTTATGTGGAGAAAGTTCATGCTTTGAAAATAACGAAGGCTCTATCAGAAAGTCTGCAACAGCGTGGG CAAgatgtgaaaatcatttatagCGGTGGAATAGCATTGGATGTATTACCTCAAGGAGCTGGTAAAGGACAGGCTCTTGCATATCTGATAAAGAAGTTCCAAACCTATGGAAAACCCCCTCTTTGCACTCTTGTTTGTGGCGACTCTGGAAATGATGCCGAACTGTTTAGTGTTCCTAAAGTCTATGGTGTGATG GTCAGTAACGCACAGGAAGAGTTGTTGGAGTGGCATGCAGAAAATGCAAAGAGTAATCCTAACATTATTCATGCTTCAGAAAGATGTGCTGCTGCGATAATACAAGCTATTGGTTATTTCCACCTAGGCCCAAGCATATCTCCAAGAGATGTTTCAGACTTTTCAGAATGCAAAGAGGGAAGTTTTAATCCTGGTCATGAGGTAGTGACGTTTTACTCGTTTTATGAAAGATGGAGGCGTGCAGAGGTCCAGAAGACTGAGCGGTCTATGCAGAAACTTAGGCTTTCCTTT TATCCATTGGGCATCATTGTTCATCCTTCTGGATTTGAGCAACCACTTCATCAGTACATAGATGGGGTGCAGAGGTCTTATGGAGACAAGCAGGGAACACAATTTCGAGTGTGGTTGGATCGAGTTTCTTCAGCACAAATTGGTGTAGATATATGGCTGGTGAAGTTTGACAAGTGGGAGCTGTCCGGTAAGCCATGCTTGGTTTATGCGAT GCGAGGAGCAGGAATGCTGCCTGACCACAGTTTTACTTCGTTCAAAG CAGACGGAAGTACCAAATGGGTTCATATGGATGCACATGCATCAGACTTGGTTAGATAA
- the LOC131334828 gene encoding sucrose-phosphatase 2-like isoform X5, with protein sequence MDRLNGSASLMIVSDLDCTMVDHDDTENLALLRFNALWEAYYRHDSLLVFSTGRSPTIYKQLRKEKPLLTPDITVLSVGTEIMYGESMIPDSDWEQLLNKNWNRNIVTEETAKYPELSLQQDVKIIYSGGIALDVLPQGAGKGQALAYLIKKFQTYGKPPLCTLVCGDSGNDAELFSVPKVYGVMVSNAQEELLEWHAENAKSNPNIIHASERCAAAIIQAIGYFHLGPSISPRDVSDFSECKEGSFNPGHEVVTFYSFYERWRRAEVQKTERSMQKLRLSFYPLGIIVHPSGFEQPLHQYIDGVQRSYGDKQGTQFRVWLDRVSSAQIGVDIWLVKFDKWELSGEEQECCLTTVLLRSKLLHECNLNLPLTKNGDDKLTTFRQLFTLLEGGIMVQWRLSGTL encoded by the exons ATGGACAGACTTAATGGTTCTGCAAGCCTCATGATAGTTTCAGACCTAGACTGTACAATG GTAGATCATGATGATACTGAGAACCTCGCTCTTCTTAGATTTAATGCCTTGTGGGAAGCCTATTATCGTCACGATTCCCTGCTGGTTTTCTCAACTGGAAGGTCACCTACTATCTACAAACAGTTGAGGAAAGAGAAACCCTTGTTAACCCCTGACATAACAGTGCTGTCTGTGGGAACTGAGATTATGTACGGTGAATCAATGATACCAGATAGCGACTGGGAACAGCTTCTTAATAAAAATTGGAACAGGAATATAGTTACTgaagaaacagctaagtatccTGAACTTAGTTTGCAG CAAgatgtgaaaatcatttatagCGGTGGAATAGCATTGGATGTATTACCTCAAGGAGCTGGTAAAGGACAGGCTCTTGCATATCTGATAAAGAAGTTCCAAACCTATGGAAAACCCCCTCTTTGCACTCTTGTTTGTGGCGACTCTGGAAATGATGCCGAACTGTTTAGTGTTCCTAAAGTCTATGGTGTGATG GTCAGTAACGCACAGGAAGAGTTGTTGGAGTGGCATGCAGAAAATGCAAAGAGTAATCCTAACATTATTCATGCTTCAGAAAGATGTGCTGCTGCGATAATACAAGCTATTGGTTATTTCCACCTAGGCCCAAGCATATCTCCAAGAGATGTTTCAGACTTTTCAGAATGCAAAGAGGGAAGTTTTAATCCTGGTCATGAGGTAGTGACGTTTTACTCGTTTTATGAAAGATGGAGGCGTGCAGAGGTCCAGAAGACTGAGCGGTCTATGCAGAAACTTAGGCTTTCCTTT TATCCATTGGGCATCATTGTTCATCCTTCTGGATTTGAGCAACCACTTCATCAGTACATAGATGGGGTGCAGAGGTCTTATGGAGACAAGCAGGGAACACAATTTCGAGTGTGGTTGGATCGAGTTTCTTCAGCACAAATTGGTGTAGATATATGGCTGGTGAAGTTTGACAAGTGGGAGCTGTCCG GCGAGGAGCAGGAATGCTGCCTGACCACAGTTTTACTTCGTTCAAAG CTCCTCCATGAATGCAACCTCAATCTGCCATTGACAAAAAATGGTGATGACAAGTTGACAACGTTCAGGCAATTATTTACCTTATTGGAAGGTGGAATCATGGTGCAATGGAGACTCTCTGGCACATTATAG